The following are from one region of the Capsicum annuum cultivar UCD-10X-F1 chromosome 1, UCD10Xv1.1, whole genome shotgun sequence genome:
- the LOC107869915 gene encoding growth-regulating factor 4, translated as MSGTSTSVVGGGGGGGGGGEGGMGYGYGYRPPFTAVQWQELEHQAMIYKYLVAGLPVPPDLVVPIRRSFEAISARFFHHPSLGYCSYYGKKFDPEPGRCRRTDGKKWRCSKDAYPDSKYCERHMHRGRNRSRKPVESQSTSQSLSTSMSQITTGSSNTRGSFQTSGSGSFQNMPLYSVANSGALNYGSTATKLQKEPVSCGIDNKDYRYLHGIAPDADEHNLSSEASATVRSFGMGTNTDGTWVFPSQVSSSPMARQKNDSQMLGSSTEMHLPNLLEPMIDSTISKRRHQHCFFGSDIDSPGTVKEEQQHSMRPFFNEWPTAKESWSNLDDEGSNKNNFSTTQLSISIPIAPSNFSSRSACSPNDA; from the exons ATGAGTGGCACCTCAACATCAGTGgtcgggggtgggggtgggggtgggggtgggggggaggggggaatgGGGTATGGGTATGGTTACCGGCCACCGTTTACTGCAGTGCAATGGCAGGAGCTAGAACATCAAGCAATGATATATAAGTACTTAGTGGCAGGTCTTCCTGTGCCACCTGATCTTGTTGTTCCTATTCGTCGTAGCTTTGAAGCTATCTCAGCTAGGTTCTTTCATCATCCCAGCT TGGGCTATTGTTCCTATTATGGAAAGAAGTTTGATCCTGAGCCTGGAAGGTGTAGAAGGACTGATGGAAAGAAGTGGAGATGCTCGAAAGATGCATATCCCGACTCCAAATATTGCGAGCGTCACATGCATCGAGGCCGCAACCGTTCAAGAAAGCCTGTGGAATCTCAATCTACTTCCCAATCCTTGTCGACTAGTATGTCACAAATTACAACTGGGAGCAGTAATACCAGAGGAAGTTTCCAAACTAGCGGCAGCGGAAGCTTCCAAAACATGCCATTGTATTCTGTTGCTAATTCAGGAGCGCTGAATTATGGAAGCACTGCAACAAAGTTGCAGAAGGAGCCTGTCTCCTGTGGAATAGATAACAAGGACTATAG GTATCTCCATGGAATTGCTCCAGATGCTGATGAGCATAATTTATCTTCAGAAGCTTCTGCAACTGTCAGAAGTTTTGGGATGGGGACCAACACAGACGGTACCTGGGTATTTCCTTCTCAAGTTTCTTCAAGCCCCATGGCGAGACAAAAGAATGATTCCCAGATGCTGGGTAGCTCAACAGAGATGCATCTACCTAATCTACTTGAGCCTATGATTGACTCAACAATTTCAAAGCGACGACACCAGCATTGCTTCTTTGGCAGTGACATTGATTCACCTGGAACAGTAAAGGAGGAGCAGCAGCATTCGATGCGCCCTTTCTTTAACGAATGGCCCACTGCTAAAGAATCGTGGTCCAACCTTGACGATGAGGGATCCAACAAAAACAATTTCTCCACTACACAACTATCCATATCCATTCCAATCGCTCCTTCCAACTTCTCTTCAAGGAGTGCTTGCTCCCCAAATG ATGCTTGA
- the LOC107869928 gene encoding DNA-directed RNA polymerases IV and V subunit 2, whose product MTISDIVEEVGCSSGKEKTSNVSTITDFDVDSLFVVDDDDDWDEDEDSDDNFDVASIKELGGGFLRNFCKKASSGFFEKYGVVNHQISSYNDFIKNGIQRVFDSVGEIHVEPSYDPSKKGEGYWKHASVKFGKVTLDRPKFWAGEKFAVDGDKEYLDLWPRHARLQNMTYSARMMVETRVQVYTEKLVRSDKFKTGVEQFVDKECVMEDKRDVLTGRIPVMVNSELCWMSGADQPDCEFDHGGYFIVKGAEKIFIAQEQICLKRLWVSNNPTWMAAYRSGEKRKRVYLKLVETLKLEHIKGEEKALTVYFLAEMPIWILFFALGVSSDREVVDLIDVDIEDNNIVSILVASIHDANEKCEDFRKGKKALVHVDRLIKNCKFPPQESVGDCIKEYLFPNLSGLKQKARFLGYMVKCLLHSYIGRRKVDNRDDFRNKRLDLAGELLERELRAHIKHAERRMVRAMQRDLCGDREVQPIEQYLDASIITNGLSRAFSTGHWCHPYKRMERVSGVVATLRRTNPLQMTADLRKTRQQVTYTGKVGDARYPHPSHWGKVCFLSTPDGENCGLVKNLASMGLISTTVLKPLLETLFRCGMQKLVNDSATSLHRKQKVLLDGDWVGVCEDSASFVSKLRRKRRRNEVPHQVEVKRDEQQGEVRIFSDAGRIMRPLLVVSNLKKIKALKDVMKGEEYGFQTLLDNGIIELIGSEEEEDCRIAWGVEYLLKADKENPPAKYTHCELDMSFLLGLSCGLIPFANHDHARRVLYQSEKHSQQAIGFSTMNPNIRVDTNTHQLYYPQRPLFGTMLSDSLGKPKSALHQKGMLPRPEYYNGQCAIVAVNVHLGYNQEDSLVMNRASLERGMFRSEHVRTYKADVDNKESIGKKLKVEDSVNFGKTQSKIGRVDCLDDDGFPFIGANLQSGDVIIGKYAESGADHSIKLKHTERGMVQKVLLSANDEGKNFAVVSLRQVRSPCLGDKFSSMHGQKGVLGYLECQENFPFTIQGIVPDIVINPHAFPSRQTPGQLLEAALGKGIALGGGRKYATPFSTLSVDAIVEQLHRRGFSRWGNERVYNGRTGEMVRSLIFMCPTFYQRLTHMAEDKVKYRNTGPVHPLTRQPVADRKRFGGIKFGEMERDCLIAHGAASNLHERLFTLSDSSEMHICGKCERMANVIQRCVHGGKVRGPFCRFCESVEDIVKVDVPYGAKLLCQELFSMGISLKFDTELC is encoded by the exons ATGACAATCTCTGATATCGTGGAAGAAGTGGGATGTAGTAGTGGAAAAGAGAAGACATCCAATGTATCAACAATAACGGATTTTGATGTGGATAGTCTTTTTGTagtagatgatgatgatgattgggaTGAGGATGAGGATTCAGATGATAATTTTGATGTGGCATCAATTAAAGAATTGGGTGGAGGTTTCTTGAGAAACTTTTGCAAAAAGGCGTCAAGTGGTTTCTTTGAGAAGTATGGTGTAGTTAACCACCAGATTAGTTCATACAATGACTTCATCAAGAATGGAATCCAAAGGGTGTTCGACTCAGTTGGGGAGATCCATGTTGAGCCAAGTTATGATCCATCAAAGAAAGGCGAAGGTTATTGGAAGCATGCTTCTGTCAAGTTTGGGAAAGTAACCCTTGATCGGCCAAAGTTTTGGGCAGGGGAAAAGTTTGCTGTGGATGGTGATAAAGAGTACCTGGACTTGTGGCCACGACATGCCCGCCTTCAGAACATGACTTATTCTGCCAGGATGATGGTTGAGACTCGTGTTCAG GTGTATACTGAAAAGCTAGTTAGAAGCGACAAGTTCAAAACTGGGGTAGAACAGTTTGTTGACAAGGAGTGTGTGATGGAAGATAAAAGAGATGTCTTGACTGGCAGAATCCCTGTGATGGTGAACTCAGAGTTATGCTGGATGAGTGGTGCTGACCAGCCTGATTGTGAATTTGATCATGGGGGATACTTCATAGTCAAAGGAGCTGAAAAG ATCTTCATTGCACAGGAGCAGATCTGTTTAAAAAGACTATGGGTGTCAAACAATCCCACTTGGATGGCTGCATATCGCTcaggtgaaaaaagaaaaagagtttaccTTAAACTGGTTGAGACATTGAAGCTTGAGCACATCAAGGGAGAAGAAAAGGCCCTCACTGTGTACTTCCTGGCAGAAATGCCAATTTGGATCTTGTTTTTCGCTCTAGGAGTATCCTCTGACAGGGAGGTAGTAGATTTGATTGATGTAGATATTGAAGATAATAATATCGTAAGTATACTAGTAGCTTCAATACACGATGCAAATGAGAAATGTGAGGATTTCAGGAAGGGGAAAAAGGCTCTCGTGCATGTTGACAGACTTATAAAGAATTGTAAATTTCCACCTCAAGAATCTGTTGGGGATTGCATAAAAGAATACCTGTTCCCTAATCTTAGTGGTCTCAAGCAGAAGGCTCGCTTCCTAGGGTATATGGTAAAGTGCCTCTTGCACTCTTACATTGGTCGCAGAAAGGTTGACAATAGAGATGATTTTCGAAACAAGAGATTGGATCTGGCTGGTGAGCTCCTTGAACGAGAGCTCAGGGCACACATTAAACATGCCGAGAGGCGTATGGTGAGGGCAATGCAAAGAGATCTCTGCGGAGATCGAGAAGTGCAACCAATTGAGCAATACTTGGATGCATCAATAATTACCAATGGTCTCTCTAGGGCTTTTTCTACTGGTCATTGGTGTCACCCTTACAAGAGAATGGAGAGGGTTTCTGGTGTAGTTGCAACTCTTAGACGAACAAATCCATTGCAAATGACTGCTGATCTGAGGAAAACACGTCAGCAAGTTACATACACTGGGAAGGTTGGCGATGCTAGATACCC ACATCCTTCACACTGGGGAAAGGTGTGTTTTCTATCCACCCCAGATGGAGAAAATTGTGGCCTGGTGAAAAATTTGGCTAGTATGGGTCTTATCAGCACAACTGTTTTGAAGCCACTTCTTGAGACATTGTTCCGGTGTGGGATGCAAAAGTTAGTAAATGATAGTGCCACCTCACTCCACCGAAAACAGAAGGTACTTCTAGATGGGGATTGGGTTGGAGTATGTGAAGATTCTGCGTCCTTCGTTTCAAAACTAAGACGTAAGCGCCGCAGGAATGAAGTACCACACCAG GTTGAAGTTAAGAGAGACGAGCAGCAAGGTGAAGTTCGCATATTTTCTGATGCCGGAAGGATTATGCGCCCTCTTCTTGTTGTttcaaatcttaagaaaattaaagCATTGAAAGACGTAATGAAAGGGGAAGAGTATGGCTTCCAAACTCTTCTGGACAATGGGATTATTGAGCTTATTGgatctgaagaagaagaagattgtcgAATTGCATGGGGAGTTGAGTACCTCTTAAAAGCAGATAAAGAGAATCCACCTGCTAAATATACCCATTGTGAATTGGACATGTCATTTCTGTTAGGTTTAAGCTGTGGTTTAATCCCTTTTGCAAATCATGATCATGCTAGGAGGGTCCTCTATCAATCTGAGAAGCACTCTCAGCAGGCAATTGGATTTTCAACAATGAATCCAAATATTAGAGTTGATACGAATACACATCAATTGTATTACCCTCAGAGGCCACTTTTCGGGACAATGTTGTCAGATTCCCTTGGGAAACCAAAGTCTGCTCTTCACCAGAAGGGAATGCTTCCACGGCCTGAATACTACAATGGTCAATGTGCTATTGTTGCAGTGAATGTTCATCTTGGTTATAACCAAGAAGATTCACTGGTTATGAATCGTGCATCACTGGAGCGCGGAATGTTTCGATCGGAGCATGTCAGGACCTACAAGGCCGACGTGGACAATAAGGAAAGTATTGGAAAGAAGCTCAAGGTGGAGGACTCTGTTAACTTTGGGAAAACCCAAAGTAAAATTGGACGAGTGGACTGCCTAGATGATGATGGTTTTCCATTCATTGGGGCAAATCTCCAGAGTGGAGATGTCATAATTGGGAAATATGCTGAATCAGGTGCTGATCACAGTATCAAGTTGAAGCATACTGAAAGAGGCATGGTTCAGAAGGTTTTGCTCTCAGCGAATGACGAAGGGAAGAATTTTGCTGTTGTATCTCTAAGACAA GTTCGTTCTCCATGTCTTGGAGACAAGTTCTCTAGCATGCATGGACAAAAGGGTGTCCTTGGATATCTGGAGTGTCAGGAGAACTTCCCTTTTACAATTCAGGGGATTGTTCCAGATATTGTTATCAATCCCCATGCATTTCCTTCAAGGCAAACACCTGGTCAGCTTCTGGAAGCCGCTTTGGGGAAGGGCATTGCCCTAGGTGGTGGTAGAAAATATGCCACTCCCTTTTCCACTTTATCGGTTGACGCCATAGTAGAGCAGCTTCATCG GAGAGGATTCTCGAGATGGGGAAATGAGAGAGTTTACAACGGCAGGACCGGTGAAATGGTTCGTTCCCTGATTTTCATGTGCCCTACATTCTACCAACGCCTCACCCATATGGCTGAAGACAAGGTGAAGTACCGTAATACTGGGCCTGTTCATCCCCTCACTCGTCAACCCGTGGCAGACAGAAAACGCTTTGGTGGAATTAAATTTGGTGAGATGGAACGCGACTGTCTTATAGCTCATGGTGCTGCATCAAATCTGCATGAACGTCTTTTCACACTCAGTGACTCCTCCGAGATGCACATCTGTGGGAAGTGCGAGAGGATGGCAAATGTAATCCAGAGGTGTGTGCACGGTGGTAAGGTAAGAGGTCCGTTCTGCCGGTTCTGTGAATCAGTTGAAGATATTGTGAAGGTTGATGTGCCATATGGTGCTAAGTTATTGTGCCAGGAGCTCTTCAGCATGGGCATATCCCTCAAGTTTGACACTGAGCTTTGCTAA
- the LOC107853422 gene encoding uncharacterized protein LOC107853422 codes for MKKRSRTTRKSSAMDFLSTPPATAAASPVQSMSESPKPFEFNFKKFKAGTISPTSSKRRSGKKSFISSPVQLKPAGEQASVKNLKSIADLKEFASSQLDYVKGQIERSHMEILKDVEASQSRLQKRLKIQTQGCQQVADEAEREYKKMSERINEGREAMKGSYSTFMAELQASGVRLCKQTIPELSQSVEKAIDTLRSRYGIH; via the exons ATGAAGAAGAGATCGAGAACAACGAGGAAGTCATCGGCGATGGATTTTCTGTCAACTCCACCGGCAACGGCGGCAGCAAGTCCTGTCCAGTCGATGAGTGAATCTCCGAAGCCATTCGagtttaatttcaaaaaattcaaagctGGTACGATTTCGCCAACATCATCGAAGAGGAGGAGTGGAAAGAAGAGTTTTATTTCTAGTCCAGTGCAGTTGAAGCCTGCTGGTGAACAAGCGTCGGTTAAAAATCTGAAATCAATTGCGGATCTGAAGGAATTTGCGTCGTCTCAATTGGATTATGTTAAGGGACAGATTGAGAGATCGCATATGGAGATTCTTAAGGATGTTGAGGCTTCTCAGTCTCGTCTTCAGAAACGACTCAAG ATTCAGACACAAGGATGCCAGCAAGTGGCAGATGAAGCAGAAAGGGAGTACAAAAAGATGTCTGAGCGAATCAATGAAGGCAGGGAGGCAATGAAG GGTTCATATTCTACGTTCATGGCAGAACTTCAAGCTAGTGGAGTTCGCT TGTGCAAACAAACCATCCCTGAGCTGTCACAATCTGTCGAGAAAGCCATAGATACTCTCAGGAGTCGTTATGGGATCCATTAA